From a region of the Triticum aestivum cultivar Chinese Spring chromosome 7D, IWGSC CS RefSeq v2.1, whole genome shotgun sequence genome:
- the LOC123168948 gene encoding aldehyde dehydrogenase family 2 member C4, with the protein MASERNGDGGKERAGENGNGGGVSLELPEIRYTKLFINGAFVDAVSGKTFETRDPRTGDVIASIAEGDREDVDLAVKAAREAFDHGKWPRMPGSERGRIMMKYADLVEQHAEELTLLESLDAGKPRTVTRVVDIGTSATSLRYFAGAADKIHGETLKMSTQFQGHTLREPMGVAGLIIPWNFPAIMFFCKVAPALAAGCTMVVKPAEQTPLSALYFAHFAKQAGVPDGVINVITGFGPTAGAAIASHMDVDMVSFTGSTAVGRLIMEASARSNLKPVSLELGGKSPLIIFEDADVDLAVDLSISANFFNKGEACLAASRVYLQEGIYDRFVKKLADRMESWVVGDPFDPRVNQGPQVNKEQYEKVLSYIDHGKREGANVLTGGKPCGQRGYYIEPTVFTEVKDDMIIAKEEIFGPVMCLMKFRTVEEVIAKANDTRYGLAAGVVTKDIDVANRMTRSIRAGVVWVNCYFAMDADCPFGGRKMSGFGKDASMHALDKFLAVKAVVTPVYDSPWL; encoded by the exons ATGGCGAGCGAGCGCAATGGCGACGGGGGCAAGGAGCGCGCCGGGGAgaacggcaacggcggcggcgtgTCCTTGGAGCTGCCGGAGATCAGGTACACAAAGCTCTTCATCAACGGGGCCTTCGTCGACGCCGTCTCCG GTAAGACATTCGAGACCAGGGATCCGCGGACCGGGGATGTGATCGCCAGCATCGCCGAAGGCGACAGGGAGGATGTGGACCTGGCTGTCAAAGCGGCAAGAGAAGCCTTCGATCATGGCAAATGGCCTCGCATGCCCGGATCC GAAAGAGGAAGGATCATGATGAAGTACGCGGACCTGGTGGAGCAGCACGCGGAGGAGCTGACCCTGCTGGAGAGCCTGGACGCCGGCAAGCCGCGCACGGTGACCAGGGTGGTCGACATCGGGACCTCCGCCACGTCCCTGCGCTACTTCGCCGGAGCGGCCGACAAGATCCACGGCGAGACGCTCAAGATGTCGACGCAGTTCCAGGGGCACACCTTGCGCGAGCCCATGGGCGTCGCCGGGCTCATCATCCCCTGGAACTTCCCCGCCATCATGTTCTTCTGCAAGGTCGCCCCCGCGCTTGCCGCCGGCTGCACCATGGTCGTCAAGCCTGCCGAGCAGACCCCGCTCAGCGCGCTCTACTTTGCTCACTTTGCCAAGCAG GCAGGAGTCCCAGACGGGGTGATCAATGTGATCACCGGCTTCGGCCCAACAGCGGGAGCAGCGATCGCGTCTCACATGGACGTCGACATG GTCAGTTTCACGGGATCAACAGCAGTTGGGCGGCTCATAATGGAGGCGTCGGCCAGGAGCAACCTGAAGCCGGTGTCCCTGGAGCTGGGCGGCAAATCTCCGCTCATCATCTTCGAGGACGCGGACGTGGACCTGGCCGTGGATCTCTCCATCAGCGCCAACTTCTTCAACAAG GGAGAAGCTTGCCTCGCGGCGAGCCGTGTCTACCTGCAAGAGGGTATCTACGATCGATTCGTGAAGAAGTTGGCAGATCGCATGGAGAGTTGGGTTGTCGGGGACCCTTTCGATCCTCGCGTCAATCAAGGGCCTCAG GTGAACAAGGAACAATATGAGAAGGTGCTGAGCTACATCGACCATGGCAAGCGAGAAGGGGCCAACGTGCTGACAGGAGGAAAGCCCTGTGGACAGAGAGGTTACTACATCGAGCCCACGGTTTTCACCGAAGTTAAG GATGACATGATCATAGCAAAGGAGGAGATCTTCGGACCCGTCATGTGCCTGATGAAGTTCAG GACGGTGGAGGAGGTAATCGCCAAGGCCAACGACACGAGGTACGGGCTAGCGGCGGGCGTGGTGACCAAGGACATCGACGTGGCGAACAGGATGACGCGGTCGATCCGCGCGGGGGTGGTGTGGGTCAACTGCTACTTCGCCATGGACGCCGACTGCCCGTTCGGGGGCCGCAAGATGAGCGGGTTCGGCAAGGACGCCAGCATGCACGCGCTCGACAAGTTCCTCGCCGTCAAGGCCGTGGTCACCCCCGTCTACGATTCGCCCTGGCTCTAG